A genomic stretch from Achromobacter spanius includes:
- a CDS encoding lactonase family protein — translation MSAAPHYLLVGNDEKVTWDDGRIRFLAPGHDTLSIFDAAANPAAPVHVATLPLPNSLFGPPVNLAVTPDQRLALIADSMAWPERADGQGWQPTPGRDLYVVNLAATPPAIVQTLQVGLQPSGLSINRAGTMALVANKAGKSVSVLSINDARVNVVAEVDLGTPVVAVSFSADGRRAFAVKTDTHRLAVLHIDDTGPMPRVTHDPAEDLTTGLVPFNLVVSPDGALALVVDMGSPTASDGHADSISVVDLLSNPPRVIDRLMVEDGPEGIAISPDGRHAAVAIVQGSNNPSSEWFHHPRGQIVLLRIEGLRVTRAGAIEVGALPEGIAFSPDSRYLYVGNFLDATLQVLAVGDNGLTDTGTCIPLPGHPASMRAQSY, via the coding sequence ATGAGCGCCGCGCCGCACTACCTGCTGGTCGGCAACGACGAAAAAGTCACCTGGGACGACGGCCGGATCCGCTTCCTGGCGCCCGGCCACGACACGCTCAGCATTTTCGATGCCGCCGCCAACCCGGCCGCGCCGGTACATGTCGCAACGCTGCCCCTGCCCAATTCCCTGTTCGGCCCGCCCGTCAATCTAGCGGTGACGCCCGACCAGCGGCTGGCGCTGATCGCCGATTCCATGGCCTGGCCCGAGCGCGCCGATGGCCAGGGCTGGCAGCCCACGCCGGGCCGCGATCTTTACGTGGTGAACCTTGCCGCCACGCCGCCCGCCATTGTGCAGACGCTGCAAGTGGGCCTGCAACCGTCCGGCCTGTCGATCAACCGCGCCGGGACCATGGCGCTGGTGGCGAACAAGGCCGGGAAGTCGGTATCGGTGCTGAGCATCAACGATGCCCGCGTCAACGTTGTCGCAGAAGTCGACCTGGGTACGCCCGTTGTCGCCGTCTCGTTCTCGGCCGATGGCCGCCGCGCCTTCGCCGTCAAGACCGACACGCACCGGCTGGCCGTGCTGCACATCGACGACACCGGCCCCATGCCGCGCGTCACGCATGACCCGGCCGAAGACCTGACCACGGGGCTCGTGCCCTTCAACCTGGTGGTGTCGCCCGACGGCGCGCTGGCCCTGGTGGTGGACATGGGCAGCCCGACGGCGTCGGACGGCCATGCGGATTCCATCAGCGTGGTGGATCTGCTGAGCAACCCGCCGCGCGTCATCGACCGCCTGATGGTGGAAGACGGCCCCGAGGGCATCGCCATCAGCCCCGATGGCCGCCACGCCGCCGTGGCCATCGTGCAGGGCTCGAACAACCCCTCCTCGGAATGGTTTCACCACCCTCGCGGCCAGATCGTGCTGCTGCGCATCGAAGGCTTGCGCGTGACGCGCGCGGGCGCCATCGAGGTGGGAGCCCTACCCGAAGGCATCGCCTTCAGCCCCGACAGCCGCTATCTGTATGTCGGCAATTTTCTGGACGCAACCCTGCAGGTGCTGGCCGTGGGAGACAACGGCCTGACCGATACCGGTACGTGTATCCCCCTGCCCGGCCACCCCGCATCCATGCGGGCGCAATCCTACTGA
- a CDS encoding DctP family TRAP transporter solute-binding subunit has product MAGFAPLSAHAMDIKLGHVLAPSHSWNKAAEGFAAEVKEKTDGRVNFVLFPSGQLGNEKTMLEGLQIGSQGAAIIGSGSLQPIEPKFGVVELPYTWSSSQQAYKAFDGELGAALAKLADKKNLTIISWWENGFRHVTNNRGPVAKPADLAGLKTRVTPDKMRLDTFTALGANPAPLAFGELYSALQQKVFDAQENPLSIIYTSSFFEVQKYLSLTGHVWGPASLIISKPVWNRISADDKKVVQAAADKWRDAQRKMITDGDQQFVAQLKEKGMQVNEVDKAAFAAAVQPVWKTYSVTYGPELMALVQKYREAK; this is encoded by the coding sequence ATGGCCGGCTTTGCGCCGCTGTCGGCCCATGCCATGGACATCAAGCTGGGCCACGTGCTGGCCCCCAGCCATAGCTGGAACAAGGCCGCCGAAGGCTTTGCCGCCGAGGTCAAGGAAAAGACCGACGGCCGCGTCAACTTCGTGCTGTTCCCCAGCGGCCAGTTGGGCAATGAAAAGACCATGCTGGAAGGCTTGCAGATCGGCAGCCAGGGCGCGGCCATCATCGGTTCGGGTTCGTTGCAGCCGATTGAACCGAAGTTCGGCGTGGTGGAACTGCCCTACACGTGGTCGTCGTCGCAGCAGGCCTACAAGGCCTTTGACGGCGAGCTGGGCGCGGCGCTGGCCAAGCTGGCCGACAAGAAAAACCTGACCATTATTTCCTGGTGGGAAAACGGCTTCCGCCACGTGACCAACAACCGCGGCCCCGTTGCCAAGCCCGCCGACCTGGCCGGCCTGAAAACCCGCGTCACGCCCGACAAGATGCGGCTGGACACCTTCACCGCCCTGGGCGCCAACCCGGCCCCGCTGGCCTTTGGCGAGCTGTACTCGGCCTTGCAGCAAAAGGTGTTTGATGCGCAAGAGAACCCGCTGTCCATCATCTACACCTCGTCGTTCTTTGAAGTGCAGAAGTATCTGTCGCTGACGGGCCACGTGTGGGGTCCGGCCAGCCTGATCATCTCCAAGCCCGTCTGGAACCGCATTTCGGCCGACGACAAGAAGGTGGTGCAGGCCGCCGCCGACAAGTGGCGCGACGCCCAGCGCAAGATGATCACCGACGGGGACCAGCAATTCGTGGCGCAGCTGAAAGAGAAAGGCATGCAGGTCAACGAGGTCGACAAGGCCGCCTTTGCCGCCGCCGTGCAACCCGTGTGGAAGACCTACTCGGTTACCTACGGCCCTGAGCTGATGGCGCTGGTGCAGAAGTACCGCGAGGCCAAGTAA
- a CDS encoding ATP-binding cassette domain-containing protein, with product MNPRANSKVNANAPTPVTASIRLNALSFQYGRAGLFSRRPAPRILHDIDLHVPAGQTIGLVGESGSGKSTIAKLMLGLLAPTQGQALLDGQPLAAMPARARARRIQMVFQDPYSSLNPRRTINEILTAPLRVHGIGNAASQAASVRRMMDAVGLVPAFAARYPRELSGGQRQRVAIARALMLEPQLLICDEPTSALDVSVQAQILNLLMQLQRDRGLGYLFISHNLAVVQHIADDIVVLQGGRIVERGTADQVYFAPQHPYTRQLIGATLAVPDAQELAA from the coding sequence ATGAATCCCCGCGCGAATTCCAAGGTGAATGCCAACGCGCCTACCCCCGTCACCGCCAGCATCCGCCTGAACGCGCTGTCCTTTCAATACGGCCGCGCCGGCCTGTTCTCGCGCCGCCCCGCGCCGCGCATCCTGCACGACATCGACCTGCACGTGCCCGCCGGCCAGACCATCGGCCTGGTGGGGGAATCCGGCAGCGGCAAGTCCACCATCGCCAAGCTCATGCTGGGCCTGTTGGCGCCCACCCAGGGCCAGGCGCTGCTGGACGGCCAACCGCTGGCCGCCATGCCGGCGCGCGCCCGTGCCCGCCGCATTCAGATGGTGTTTCAGGACCCGTATTCGTCGCTGAATCCACGCCGCACCATCAATGAAATCCTGACCGCGCCGCTGCGCGTGCACGGCATCGGCAATGCGGCATCGCAGGCGGCATCGGTGCGCCGCATGATGGACGCCGTGGGCCTGGTGCCCGCCTTTGCCGCGCGGTATCCGCGCGAACTGTCCGGCGGCCAACGCCAGCGCGTGGCGATTGCGCGCGCCCTGATGCTGGAACCGCAACTGCTGATCTGCGACGAACCCACTTCCGCGCTGGACGTATCGGTGCAGGCGCAAATTCTGAACCTGCTGATGCAATTGCAGCGCGACCGTGGCCTGGGCTATCTGTTCATCAGCCATAACCTGGCGGTGGTGCAACACATTGCCGATGACATCGTGGTGCTGCAAGGCGGCCGCATCGTCGAACGCGGCACGGCCGACCAGGTGTATTTTGCGCCCCAGCATCCCTACACCCGGCAACTGATCGGCGCCACGCTGGCCGTTCCCGACGCGCAGGAGCTCGCCGCATGA